A stretch of the Chelonoidis abingdonii isolate Lonesome George chromosome 11, CheloAbing_2.0, whole genome shotgun sequence genome encodes the following:
- the LOC116832365 gene encoding LOW QUALITY PROTEIN: netrin-1-like (The sequence of the model RefSeq protein was modified relative to this genomic sequence to represent the inferred CDS: substituted 1 base at 1 genomic stop codon), producing MPGLWQGLGVLLSLQLALLGLASDPCYDAARRPRYCLPEPTDLAAGRLVQASATCGREATCWQSGPVANASLMLALGGRFELLYVALRFCSPRPHSLALYKSTDHGQSWTPFQFFSARCPQAYGLPSASVVSKASEHEAICTSAQTDPTPLVGGLVAFMPLAGRPLARAFEYSPVLQDWVTATDLRVALDRRHRGLGLRGREASYGVSELQVGGRCRXNGHAARCGAVGPGGAPQCQCRHNTAGPECETCRAFYCDRPWQRATPSDAHECVACECNRHSHRCRFNMELYKLSGRKSGGVCLNCRHHTAGRHCHYCQPGFKRDLARPMTSHRACKACQCHPIGAVSTMCNQTTGQCQCKMGVTGLTCNRCAQGFQQSRTAHIPCIRVQEVMTTTAAYPLEWNTGAWGTECQSHCSPSHGRVHMNLRKYCKKDYVLHAQLLAMVESGEWWQFTTSVLAVYRQRQVPIRRGEQPLWVPRQDLACGCLHLQVGKAYLVIGNDAESPDPARLVLDRNSLALPWRDVWAHKLRRFQQQNRRGNCRSP from the exons ATGCCTGGCctctggcagggcctgggggtgctgctctcactccagctggccctgctgggccTGGCCTCCGACCCCTGCTACGATGCCGCCCGGCGGCCCCGCTACTGCCTCCCAGAGCCGACCGACCTGGCCGCTGGGCGCCTCGTCCAGGCCTCTGCCACCTGCGGCC GCGAGGCCACCTGCTGGCAGTCGGGGCCGGTGGCCAACGCCAGCCTGATGCTGGCCCTGGGAGGCCGCTTCGAGCTGCTCTACGTGGCCCTCCGCttctgctccccccgcccccactccctggccctcTACAAATCCACAGACCACGGCCAGTCCTGGACGCCTTTCCAGTTCTTCTCCGCCCGCTGCCCCCAGGCCTACGGGCTGCCCTCAGCCTCAGTCGTCAGCAAGGCCTCGGAGCATGAAGCCATCTGCACCTCTGCCCAGACAGACCCCACACCGCTCGTGGGGGGGCTGGTGGCTTTCATGCCCCTGGCCGGCCGCCCCTTGGCCCGGGCCTTCGAGTACAGCCCCGTGCTCCAGGACTGGGTGACGGCCACCGACCTGCGGGTGGCCTTGGACCGCAGGCAccgggggctggggctgcggggccGGGAAGCCTCCTACGGGGTGTCGGAGCTGCAGGTCGGGGGCCGGTGCCGGTGAAACGGGCACGCTGCCCGGTGTGGGGCCGTCGGGCCCGGCGGGGCCCCCCAGTGCCAGTGCCGCCACAACACGGCCGGCCCCGAGTGCGAGACCTGCAGGGCCTTCTATTGCGACCGCCCCTGGCAACGCGCCACGCCCAGCGATGCCCACGAGTGTGTGG CCTGCGAATGCAACCGCCACTCGCACCGGTGCCGCTTTAACATGGAGCTGTACAAGCTGTCGGGGCGCAAGAGCGGGGGCGTCTGCCTGAACTGCCGGCACCACACGGCCGGGCGGCACTGCCACTACTGCCAGCCGGGTTTCAAACGTGACCTGGCTCGGCCCATGACCAGCCACAGGGCCTGCAAGG CCTGCCAGTGCCACCCCATTGGAGCTGTCAGCACCATGTGCAACCAGACCACGGGGCAGTGCCAGTGCAAGATGGGCGTCACCGGGCTCACTTGCAACCGCTGCGCCCAGGGCTTTCAGCAGAGCCGCACGGCCCACATCCCCTGCATCC gcgTTCAAGAGGTGATGACCACCACGGCTGCCTACCCCCTGGAGTGGAacacaggtgcttggg GCACTGAATGCCAGTCTCACTGCAGCCCCTCCCACGGCCGCGTCCACATGAACCTGCGAAAATACTGCAAGAAGGATTACG TGCTGcatgcccagctgctggccatggtGGAGTCGGGCGAGTGGTGGCAGTTCACAACCTCAGTGCTGGCGGTATATCGGCAGCGCCAGGTGCCCATCCGTCGGGGCGAGCAACCGCTCTGGGTGCCCCGGCAGGACCTGGCCTGCGGCTGCCTGCACCTCCAGGTTGGCAAGGCCTACCTGGTGATCGGGAACGATGCGGAGTCGCCCGACCCGGCACGCCTGGTGCTGGACAGGAACAGCCTGGCGCTACCCTGGCGCGATGTCTGGGCCCACAAGCTCCGTCGCTTCCAGCAGCAGAACCGGCGGGGCAACTGCCGGAGCCCCTGA